The Corynebacterium jeddahense genome has a window encoding:
- a CDS encoding type II toxin-antitoxin system Phd/YefM family antitoxin — translation MALTVDEARENFDKLMRQVTVEGKHVKIQSRIGDAVLISADEFRSWKETAHILGTPANARRFFRAYEQAVSR, via the coding sequence ATGGCACTGACAGTTGACGAAGCACGCGAGAACTTCGACAAGCTGATGCGGCAGGTAACCGTAGAGGGCAAGCACGTAAAGATCCAGTCACGCATCGGTGATGCGGTGCTCATTTCTGCGGACGAATTTCGATCCTGGAAGGAAACTGCCCACATTCTCGGCACGCCCGCGAATGCGCGCAGGTTTTTCCGAGCCTACGAACAAGCAGTGTCCCGTTAG
- a CDS encoding class I SAM-dependent methyltransferase has product MLICHDPTLELTRAAVATGARVVFCDPDYARSGKALALGAEVAGDVRLDKYLAGASGAAVAIGEAPKSLARLDYLARSIAGAGYDNVRVVLGANNKHLSRSMNAVLGESFAEVAASRGRGKFRCLTAAGPREVSYEPVRGDGLVAVGGVFSGAKADRGGELLRSCLPAEPGRLLDLGCGNGSVTRGLGGVATDVDADAVLSARAIGLEVTWDDAGSRLPDAAFDTIALNPPFHDGTTVDATLAQHLLDASARLLAPGGALYLVHNSHLRYRGEVERRFASVEQVARDRTFTVLRASR; this is encoded by the coding sequence GTGCTCATCTGCCACGACCCGACGCTTGAGCTCACCCGCGCGGCGGTAGCGACGGGTGCGCGGGTGGTCTTCTGCGACCCGGACTACGCGCGCAGCGGGAAAGCCCTGGCACTCGGTGCAGAGGTAGCCGGCGACGTGCGCCTGGACAAGTACCTGGCCGGGGCGTCCGGTGCCGCGGTCGCGATCGGGGAGGCGCCGAAGTCGCTTGCCCGGCTCGACTACCTCGCGCGCTCCATCGCGGGCGCGGGCTACGACAATGTGCGCGTCGTGCTCGGCGCGAACAACAAACACCTTTCGCGCAGCATGAACGCGGTGCTCGGCGAGTCCTTCGCGGAGGTTGCGGCGTCGCGCGGGCGCGGGAAGTTCCGCTGCCTTACCGCCGCGGGGCCGCGAGAGGTGTCGTACGAGCCGGTGCGCGGCGACGGGCTCGTCGCCGTCGGGGGCGTGTTCTCCGGGGCGAAGGCAGACCGGGGCGGGGAGCTGTTGCGCTCCTGCCTGCCAGCCGAGCCCGGCCGCCTGTTGGATCTGGGCTGCGGAAACGGCTCTGTCACGCGGGGTCTCGGCGGCGTGGCCACGGACGTGGACGCCGATGCGGTGCTTTCCGCCCGCGCCATCGGGCTGGAGGTGACGTGGGACGACGCCGGCTCGCGCCTGCCGGACGCGGCTTTCGACACCATCGCGCTCAACCCTCCTTTCCACGACGGCACCACCGTCGACGCCACGCTCGCGCAGCACCTCCTCGACGCTTCGGCGCGGTTGTTGGCTCCGGGCGGGGCGCTGTACCTCGTGCACAACTCGCACTTGCGCTACCGCGGCGAGGTGGAGCGCCGCTTCGCGTCCGTGGAGCAGGTCGCTCGCGATAGAACTTTCACCGTGCTCCGGGCCAGCCGCTAG
- the cobA gene encoding uroporphyrinogen-III C-methyltransferase codes for MGNGHITLVGGGPGAWDLLTIRGLRALEAADVILADHLGPSAELAEFLDLTGKEVVDVAKLPYAKQVAQERINELLVAYAREGKHVVRLKGGDPYVFGRGFEELQACAAAGLTCDVVPGVTSAISVPATAGVPVTQRGATHAFTVVSGHVPPEDPRSLVDWGALARVGGTIVVVMGVRNVRAIAAALVEAGLDASTPAAVVQEGETDAQRAFFATASTLADVMEAEGVASPAVYVFGEVAGLAHAR; via the coding sequence ATGGGAAACGGCCACATCACTCTCGTCGGCGGCGGCCCGGGCGCGTGGGACCTGCTGACCATCCGCGGGCTGCGCGCGCTCGAGGCGGCGGACGTCATCCTCGCCGACCACCTCGGGCCCTCCGCGGAGCTCGCCGAATTTCTTGACCTCACCGGCAAGGAGGTCGTCGACGTGGCAAAGCTGCCGTACGCGAAGCAGGTGGCGCAGGAGCGGATCAACGAGCTGCTGGTGGCGTACGCGCGCGAGGGCAAACACGTCGTGCGGCTCAAGGGCGGCGACCCGTACGTGTTCGGGCGCGGGTTTGAGGAGCTCCAGGCGTGCGCGGCCGCTGGGCTCACCTGCGATGTGGTGCCCGGTGTGACATCGGCGATCTCGGTGCCCGCGACGGCCGGCGTACCGGTGACGCAGCGCGGGGCCACGCACGCGTTCACGGTGGTCTCCGGCCACGTGCCGCCCGAGGATCCGCGCTCGCTCGTGGACTGGGGCGCGCTCGCCCGGGTCGGCGGCACGATCGTGGTGGTCATGGGCGTGCGCAACGTGCGCGCGATCGCGGCGGCGCTCGTCGAGGCCGGCCTTGACGCCTCGACCCCGGCCGCCGTCGTGCAGGAGGGCGAGACCGACGCACAGCGCGCCTTCTTCGCCACCGCCTCGACGCTGGCCGACGTCATGGAGGCCGAGGGCGTCGCGTCCCCCGCCGTCTACGTCTTCGGGGAGGTCGCGGGCCTTGCGCACGCTCGATAG
- a CDS encoding protein adenylyltransferase SelO family protein has translation MTRPQLAHSLADALPELAHEEPGTRFENPQLVALNEPLAAELGLDVAWLRSRDGLRFLTGAYGGHAMAYAGHQFGQFVPLLGDGRALLLGDIGGREIQLKGSGLTVFSRRGTDGVGAVGPMLREHLVSAFMHAAGVPTTRSLAVLTTGGTVIRQQGAVPGGIVVRVARSHLRVGTVQYAATQSEELTQKVVQAAGFMDAETMLAEVTRRQFDLVARWMRIGFVHGVMNTDNVALSGETIDYGPCAFTERFDGAASFSSIDRHGRYAFGNQPNIIAWNMARLAEALYPLLGAEKVDAYVKTVQATWDEAWARWIGADLDGLNAAADITTYNREHGIGGTPGPVFIPRNHMLQEAIDAAEQHGDYDKYHALLAAVSDPYNEKAGPEWMARPEGQLPYVTFCGT, from the coding sequence ATGACCCGACCCCAGCTCGCCCACTCGCTCGCCGACGCGCTGCCGGAGCTCGCCCACGAGGAGCCGGGCACGCGGTTTGAAAACCCCCAGCTCGTGGCGCTCAACGAGCCGCTCGCCGCAGAGCTCGGCCTCGACGTCGCGTGGTTGCGTAGCCGCGACGGCCTTCGGTTCCTCACCGGCGCCTACGGGGGCCACGCGATGGCGTACGCCGGCCACCAGTTCGGCCAGTTCGTGCCGCTGCTCGGCGACGGCCGCGCGCTACTCCTCGGCGACATCGGCGGGCGCGAGATCCAGCTCAAGGGCTCCGGGCTCACCGTGTTCTCCCGCCGCGGCACGGATGGGGTTGGCGCGGTCGGCCCGATGCTGCGCGAGCACCTCGTCTCCGCGTTCATGCACGCCGCAGGCGTGCCCACCACCCGCTCGCTGGCGGTGCTCACCACGGGCGGCACCGTCATCCGCCAGCAGGGCGCGGTGCCCGGCGGCATCGTCGTGCGCGTGGCAAGGAGCCACCTGCGCGTGGGCACCGTGCAGTACGCGGCGACGCAGTCGGAAGAGCTGACCCAGAAGGTTGTGCAGGCGGCGGGGTTCATGGACGCCGAGACGATGCTCGCCGAAGTCACCCGCCGCCAGTTCGACCTCGTCGCGCGCTGGATGCGCATCGGCTTCGTGCACGGGGTGATGAACACGGACAACGTCGCGCTCTCCGGCGAGACCATCGACTACGGGCCGTGCGCGTTCACCGAGCGTTTCGACGGCGCTGCGAGCTTCTCCTCCATCGACCGCCACGGCCGCTACGCCTTTGGCAACCAGCCCAACATCATCGCCTGGAACATGGCCCGCCTCGCCGAGGCACTCTACCCGCTGCTCGGGGCGGAGAAGGTCGACGCGTACGTCAAGACCGTCCAGGCCACCTGGGACGAGGCGTGGGCGAGGTGGATCGGCGCGGACCTCGACGGCCTCAACGCGGCGGCCGACATCACCACCTACAACCGCGAGCACGGCATTGGCGGGACACCCGGTCCGGTCTTCATCCCGCGCAACCACATGCTCCAGGAGGCGATCGACGCCGCCGAGCAGCACGGCGACTACGACAAGTACCACGCCCTGCTCGCCGCCGTGAGTGACCCGTACAACGAAAAGGCCGGGCCCGAATGGATGGCCCGGCCTGAGGGGCAGCTCCCCTACGTCACGTTCTGCGGCACATAA
- a CDS encoding IS3 family transposase, producing MINQLVSVGYSKTKAMGIIGASRSRVFYETNPRPRTDNPIPHHQRRINRLSDATVTDIVELLDDNPHCGVDQVFYAALNNGTYLASLRSFYRVAKAHGKLLHQRHNTKARQAKRRRDATPPHVHATAPGQVLCWDITFLPGQYYGQTFALHMVIDLYSRAIVGFVVAERENSQLAAAMFADIFTRFPNVHTVHSDNGAAMTSKRLGKLFAEHGVARSLNRPHTSNDNPHTESVFHTLKTRTYYPKTFTTLGEANTWVSAWVPVYNATPHSGINYYPPQAVLDGTWSELQRKREEGMRNALSKGTITQLPDTKAGTGLPAEVSIIRTTTQTAPTPQPITI from the coding sequence CTGATCAACCAGCTCGTTTCCGTCGGCTACTCCAAAACGAAGGCGATGGGCATCATCGGTGCCTCGCGCAGCCGGGTCTTCTACGAAACCAATCCGCGCCCACGCACCGACAACCCGATCCCGCATCACCAACGCCGGATCAACCGGCTGTCTGATGCCACAGTCACAGACATAGTGGAGCTGCTGGACGACAATCCGCATTGCGGGGTGGACCAGGTGTTTTACGCCGCGTTGAACAACGGGACCTACCTGGCGAGCCTGCGCAGCTTCTACCGGGTGGCTAAAGCCCACGGCAAACTGCTGCACCAACGCCACAACACCAAAGCCAGACAAGCCAAACGCCGCCGCGACGCCACACCGCCGCATGTGCACGCCACCGCCCCCGGGCAGGTACTGTGCTGGGATATCACGTTTTTGCCTGGCCAATACTACGGACAGACCTTCGCGTTGCACATGGTGATCGATCTGTACTCGCGCGCCATCGTCGGGTTCGTCGTCGCAGAACGAGAAAACAGCCAGCTTGCAGCAGCGATGTTCGCCGACATCTTCACCCGTTTTCCAAATGTGCACACTGTCCACTCCGACAACGGCGCTGCCATGACCAGCAAACGACTCGGCAAACTGTTTGCCGAACATGGTGTGGCCCGCTCATTGAACCGGCCGCACACCAGCAACGACAACCCGCACACCGAGTCGGTGTTCCACACCCTAAAGACTAGGACCTACTACCCGAAAACCTTCACCACGCTGGGCGAAGCAAACACCTGGGTCAGCGCTTGGGTGCCGGTCTACAACGCCACCCCACACAGCGGGATCAACTACTACCCACCACAAGCAGTCCTCGACGGCACCTGGAGCGAACTGCAACGCAAACGAGAAGAAGGGATGCGAAACGCGCTAAGCAAAGGCACCATCACACAACTACCGGACACCAAAGCTGGCACAGGCCTCCCGGCAGAAGTCAGCATCATCCGCACCACCACCCAAACCGCCCCAACCCCACAACCCATCACGATCTAA
- the mqo gene encoding malate dehydrogenase (quinone): MSDNGGNKYADEVDILHVGAGIMSATLCSMLHELEPDWSQMIFERLDGPAEESSYPFNNAGTGHSALCELNYTPEKNGRIDVTKAQAINEKFQLSRQFWSYQVEHGVLKEPRAFINPCPHVSFAQGEDQIKYLRKRYDALSGNHMFPNMQFTDDRDTFAEKLPLMSQGRDFDAEPVAISWTDAGTDINYGSLTRQFLDGAKRNGTEIRYGREVTNIKREGNFWKVTVKNVHTGDKQVVRARFVFVGAGGYALDLLRKAGVPEVHGYAGFPISGMWLKTTNQELVQQHKAKVYGKAKVGAPPMSVPHLDLRVVDGEESLLFGPYGGWSPKFLKQGSYLDLFKSIRFDNIPSYLGVAATNIDLVKYLVSEVFRDFDGKVDMLHEYYPAADGKDWEVVVAGQRVQVIKPAAFPRFGSLEFGTALVNDQNGTIAGVLGASPGASITPAAMIELLERCFGEHMIDWSDKLHEMFPTYGKALKRDKAAYEEQWEWTQKTLGLDTDENHLGNA, from the coding sequence ATGTCTGACAACGGTGGTAACAAGTACGCGGACGAGGTGGACATCCTGCACGTCGGCGCCGGCATTATGAGCGCGACGCTGTGCTCCATGCTCCACGAACTGGAGCCCGACTGGAGCCAGATGATCTTCGAGCGCCTCGACGGCCCGGCCGAGGAGTCCTCGTACCCGTTCAACAACGCCGGTACCGGACACTCCGCGCTGTGCGAGCTGAACTACACGCCGGAGAAGAACGGCCGCATCGACGTGACCAAGGCGCAGGCGATCAACGAGAAGTTCCAGCTCTCCCGCCAGTTCTGGTCTTACCAGGTGGAGCACGGCGTGCTCAAGGAGCCGCGCGCGTTCATCAACCCCTGCCCGCACGTGTCCTTCGCCCAGGGCGAAGACCAGATTAAGTACCTGCGCAAGCGTTACGACGCCCTGTCGGGCAACCACATGTTCCCGAACATGCAGTTCACCGACGACCGCGACACGTTCGCAGAGAAGCTGCCGCTCATGTCCCAGGGCCGCGACTTCGACGCCGAGCCGGTGGCCATCTCCTGGACCGACGCCGGCACCGACATCAACTACGGCTCGCTTACTCGCCAGTTCCTCGACGGCGCGAAGCGCAACGGCACCGAGATCCGCTACGGGCGCGAGGTGACCAACATCAAGCGCGAGGGCAACTTCTGGAAGGTCACGGTGAAGAACGTGCACACCGGCGACAAGCAGGTCGTGCGCGCCCGCTTCGTCTTCGTCGGCGCCGGCGGCTACGCGCTCGACCTGCTGCGCAAGGCGGGCGTGCCGGAGGTGCACGGCTACGCGGGCTTCCCGATCTCGGGCATGTGGCTCAAGACCACGAACCAGGAGCTCGTGCAGCAGCACAAGGCGAAGGTGTACGGCAAGGCGAAGGTCGGCGCCCCGCCGATGTCCGTGCCGCACCTCGACCTGCGCGTCGTGGACGGCGAGGAGTCGCTGCTCTTCGGCCCGTACGGCGGCTGGAGCCCGAAGTTCCTCAAGCAGGGGTCCTACCTCGACCTGTTCAAGTCCATCCGCTTCGACAACATCCCGTCCTACCTCGGCGTTGCGGCGACGAACATCGACCTGGTGAAGTACCTGGTCTCCGAGGTCTTCCGTGACTTCGACGGCAAGGTGGACATGCTCCACGAGTACTACCCGGCCGCCGACGGCAAGGACTGGGAGGTTGTGGTCGCCGGCCAGCGCGTGCAGGTGATCAAGCCGGCCGCGTTCCCGCGCTTCGGCTCGCTCGAGTTCGGTACCGCCCTGGTCAACGACCAGAACGGCACCATCGCCGGCGTCCTCGGTGCCTCCCCGGGGGCCTCCATCACCCCGGCCGCGATGATCGAGCTGCTCGAGCGCTGCTTCGGCGAGCACATGATCGATTGGTCGGACAAGCTCCACGAGATGTTCCCGACGTACGGCAAGGCCCTCAAGCGCGACAAGGCGGCCTACGAGGAGCAGTGGGAGTGGACTCAGAAGACGCTGGGCCTGGATACCGACGAGAACCACCTCGGCAACGCATAG
- a CDS encoding alpha/beta hydrolase, translated as MRHDTSHGEAPLEWQPDVLGEGYEQAVLHLAKDPDTKRRPRAVLVRDKRALSHNRQSGKPAVLWVHGMSDYFFQTHVADELSEHGHAFYALDLRRCGRAHRKGERWHFTLDMRRYFEELTLALRTIAKEHGSVAVLAHSTGGLIVPLWADHLRREQPEDHKLLAGVLLNSPWLDLQFPRWVVVPLRPVVNALGAVFPSLPLPAGGEGTYGQSIYNGAHGEWDFNTEWKPLGGHRKYLGWMRAVVKAQEPVHGGEVDTGVPTLTLCSSHSYLGKEYSPAADTADTVLDVEQIQCWAPTLTEGAQVQVIDGARHDVYLSERHAREAAFKATLTWLDALNCAG; from the coding sequence ATGAGGCACGACACATCCCACGGCGAAGCACCCTTGGAGTGGCAACCCGACGTCCTCGGCGAGGGCTACGAGCAGGCAGTTCTCCACCTCGCCAAGGACCCCGACACGAAGCGGCGCCCGCGCGCGGTGCTCGTGCGGGACAAGAGGGCACTGTCGCACAACCGGCAAAGCGGCAAACCCGCGGTGCTGTGGGTGCACGGCATGTCGGACTACTTCTTTCAGACACACGTGGCGGACGAGCTGAGCGAGCACGGGCACGCGTTCTACGCGCTCGACCTACGCCGCTGCGGGCGTGCGCACCGCAAGGGTGAGCGCTGGCACTTCACCCTCGACATGCGGCGCTACTTCGAGGAGCTCACGCTCGCGCTGCGCACCATCGCGAAGGAGCACGGCTCGGTGGCGGTGCTCGCGCACTCGACGGGCGGGCTCATCGTGCCACTGTGGGCGGACCACCTACGCCGAGAGCAGCCGGAGGACCATAAGCTCCTGGCGGGCGTGCTGCTCAACAGCCCGTGGCTCGACCTGCAGTTCCCGCGTTGGGTGGTGGTGCCGCTGCGCCCGGTGGTCAACGCGCTCGGCGCGGTCTTCCCCTCCCTCCCGCTGCCGGCGGGCGGCGAGGGAACGTACGGGCAGTCGATCTACAACGGCGCACACGGCGAGTGGGACTTCAACACCGAGTGGAAGCCGCTTGGCGGCCACCGGAAGTACCTTGGCTGGATGCGGGCGGTGGTCAAGGCCCAGGAGCCGGTCCACGGCGGCGAGGTGGACACCGGGGTGCCCACGCTCACCCTGTGCTCCTCGCACTCGTACCTGGGCAAGGAGTACTCCCCCGCCGCCGACACCGCGGACACCGTGCTCGACGTCGAGCAGATCCAGTGCTGGGCGCCCACCCTCACCGAGGGGGCGCAGGTGCAGGTGATCGACGGCGCCCGCCACGACGTCTACCTCTCCGAACGCCACGCCCGCGAGGCCGCGTTCAAGGCCACGCTGACCTGGCTCGACGCGCTCAACTGCGCTGGCTAG
- the mtr gene encoding mycothione reductase codes for MSATASAGAPEATQFDLIIVGAGSGNSILTPEFDDKKVALVEKGAFGGTCLNVGCIPTKMYVLAAEQAYAPREAAKLGVDLTFNGADWDAIKERVFDRRIDVIAKGGEDYRRNGCPNVTVYDTEASFTGPKTLRTGRGGAEETITADTIILAAGARPFIPDWAKGVPFHTNEDIMRLERQPKTLTIVGGGFIAMEFAHVFDALGTEVTIVSRSQLLRHLDKDLCEPFNELATERYTTHIGRTVASASSTGDAVMLTLDDGTKVTSEALLIATGRTPNSDTLDVAAGGIDVHPDGRVQVDEFGRTTADGVWALGDLSSPYQLKHVANAETRAVSRNVLAAWSGAGDDALTPMPHEHVPSAIFTHPQIATVGLTEEQAREQGADVTVKVQNYGDVAYGWGLEDSTGVVKLVAHRGTGKLLGAHYMGPQASTLIQQMITVLAYDLDLREFPRSQYWIHPALAEVTENAILGLDLTFKEV; via the coding sequence ATGAGCGCGACCGCTTCCGCCGGAGCCCCCGAGGCGACCCAGTTCGACCTGATCATCGTGGGTGCGGGGTCCGGCAACTCCATCCTCACCCCGGAGTTCGACGACAAAAAGGTCGCGCTCGTGGAGAAGGGCGCGTTCGGTGGCACGTGCCTCAACGTCGGCTGCATCCCGACCAAGATGTACGTCCTCGCCGCCGAGCAGGCCTACGCCCCGCGCGAGGCGGCGAAGCTCGGCGTGGACCTCACCTTCAACGGCGCGGACTGGGACGCCATTAAGGAACGCGTCTTCGACCGGCGCATCGACGTCATTGCCAAGGGCGGCGAGGACTACCGCCGCAACGGCTGCCCGAACGTCACCGTCTACGACACGGAGGCGTCCTTCACCGGACCCAAGACCCTGCGTACCGGGCGCGGCGGCGCCGAAGAGACCATCACCGCGGACACGATCATCCTTGCCGCGGGTGCGCGCCCCTTCATCCCCGACTGGGCGAAGGGCGTGCCCTTCCACACCAACGAGGACATCATGCGCCTTGAGCGCCAACCGAAGACGCTGACCATCGTCGGCGGCGGCTTCATCGCCATGGAGTTCGCGCACGTCTTCGACGCGCTGGGCACCGAGGTAACCATCGTGAGCCGTTCGCAGCTCCTCCGCCACCTGGATAAGGACCTGTGCGAGCCATTCAACGAGCTCGCCACCGAGCGCTACACCACCCACATCGGCCGCACAGTCGCTTCCGCCTCCAGCACGGGCGACGCGGTGATGCTCACGCTTGACGACGGCACCAAGGTCACCTCCGAGGCACTCCTCATCGCCACCGGCAGGACCCCCAACAGCGACACCCTCGACGTCGCCGCCGGCGGAATCGACGTTCACCCGGACGGGCGCGTCCAGGTCGACGAGTTCGGCCGCACCACCGCCGACGGGGTCTGGGCGCTCGGCGACCTCTCCTCCCCGTACCAGCTCAAACACGTGGCAAACGCGGAGACCCGGGCAGTGTCCAGGAACGTGCTCGCCGCCTGGTCCGGCGCCGGCGACGACGCGCTCACCCCGATGCCGCACGAGCACGTGCCGTCCGCGATCTTCACCCACCCGCAGATCGCCACCGTCGGCCTCACCGAGGAGCAGGCCCGTGAACAGGGCGCGGACGTCACGGTCAAGGTGCAGAACTACGGCGACGTGGCCTATGGCTGGGGGCTGGAGGACAGCACCGGCGTGGTCAAACTCGTCGCGCATCGCGGGACCGGCAAGCTGCTCGGCGCGCACTACATGGGGCCGCAGGCGTCAACGCTCATCCAGCAGATGATCACCGTTTTGGCCTATGACCTGGACTTACGCGAGTTCCCGCGCTCCCAGTACTGGATCCACCCTGCGCTGGCGGAGGTCACGGAGAACGCAATCCTTGGCCTCGACTTGACGTTCAAGGAAGTCTAA
- the map gene encoding type I methionyl aminopeptidase translates to MNPRGLLTPGTPTPERKVPASIERPEYAWKDEVQENVGEPFVQTPETIEAMREASKIAANALALGGAAVAPGKTTDEIDGIVHDYLVEHGAYPSTLGYRGYPKSCCISLNEIVCHGIPDTTVIQDGDIVNIDVTAYKNGVHGDTNATFLAGDVAEEHRLLVQRTYEATMRGIKAAKPGREINVIGRVIESYAKRFGYNVVTDFTGHGVGPTFHNGLVVLHYDSDAYRDVLEPGMTLTIEPMINLGALPYRVWDDGWTVQNTDGEYTAQFEHTIVITDDGNEILTIPDADVAAGQLMLGE, encoded by the coding sequence ATGAATCCACGAGGACTACTTACGCCAGGAACACCCACCCCGGAGCGGAAGGTGCCCGCCTCCATCGAGCGCCCGGAGTACGCCTGGAAGGACGAGGTGCAGGAGAACGTCGGGGAGCCGTTCGTGCAGACCCCGGAGACCATCGAGGCGATGCGCGAGGCGAGCAAGATCGCCGCGAACGCGCTCGCGCTCGGCGGGGCGGCGGTGGCGCCAGGGAAGACGACGGACGAGATCGACGGCATCGTGCACGACTATCTCGTCGAGCACGGCGCGTACCCGTCCACGCTGGGCTACCGCGGCTACCCGAAGTCCTGCTGCATCTCCCTCAACGAAATCGTCTGCCACGGTATCCCGGACACGACGGTTATCCAGGACGGAGACATTGTCAACATCGACGTCACCGCTTACAAGAACGGCGTGCACGGCGACACCAATGCGACGTTCCTCGCCGGCGACGTGGCCGAGGAGCACCGCCTGCTTGTCCAGCGCACCTACGAGGCCACCATGCGCGGCATCAAGGCGGCGAAGCCGGGCCGGGAGATCAACGTCATCGGCCGCGTCATCGAGTCCTACGCCAAGCGCTTCGGCTACAACGTGGTCACCGACTTCACGGGCCACGGCGTCGGCCCCACCTTCCACAACGGCCTGGTCGTGCTGCACTACGACTCCGACGCCTACCGGGACGTGCTCGAGCCGGGCATGACGCTCACGATCGAGCCGATGATCAACCTTGGTGCGCTGCCGTACCGCGTCTGGGACGACGGGTGGACGGTGCAGAACACGGACGGCGAGTACACCGCCCAGTTCGAGCACACGATCGTGATCACCGACGACGGCAACGAGATCCTCACCATCCCCGACGCCGACGTGGCGGCCGGCCAGCTGATGCTGGGGGAGTAG
- a CDS encoding penicillin-binding transpeptidase domain-containing protein: MRRRLAGVVAAVALASSISSCTPRPNDAEPAADAFLSALEKRESTASRIDDPSAADASIAETWNGLQAEGLDAELLDVHQDDNLATAKYRLTWQLPRERELSYDAQMTLTQSGNEWTVRWQPSVLHPRLGANQHLELRAVPPAQASVVSSDGVELLKPGTAYRVLVDTSAMRSAGAAASGISGALAKAHEADRGVPLRDAEGLEKELADADGVYSAAVIPAAARDAFESALAGEPGVRLNEEAAMVNAEPTFAPDIMARVGELVRDDLTGDAGWSVDVVNENGAAYERLEGEDPAPAPAVRISLDHRVQLAAEQALEPMAGQKAMIVAIRPSTGGILAIAQTPAADAEGNLATMGQYPPGSTFKIISAAAGLSREGLVPGSPVPCPGTMDLYGRTVTNYAGFSLGTVPLESAFAHSCNTTFADISTKLNPGELKEVGKQFGFGVDMEIPGVETFTGSIPEGEEPLDRTEAGYGQGLDLASPFGMALVSATAARGAMPVPFLIQGAETKVTGQVDPPAPQTIDELRQLMAAVTAPGGTASNMSAEGDIRGKTGEAEINGGSHAWFTGYRADDDIAFATLVVLGGGSEAAVALTNTMLSNLPLH, translated from the coding sequence ATGCGACGCCGCCTAGCTGGGGTGGTCGCGGCGGTGGCGCTTGCGTCGTCGATAAGCAGTTGCACCCCGCGTCCCAACGATGCCGAGCCCGCGGCCGACGCGTTCCTGAGCGCGCTGGAGAAGCGGGAGAGTACAGCCTCGCGTATCGACGACCCTTCGGCCGCCGACGCTTCCATCGCCGAGACCTGGAACGGCCTGCAGGCCGAGGGGCTCGACGCGGAGCTGCTCGACGTGCACCAAGACGACAACCTCGCCACCGCGAAGTACCGCCTGACGTGGCAGCTGCCGCGCGAGCGTGAGCTGAGCTACGACGCGCAGATGACCCTCACGCAGTCCGGCAACGAGTGGACCGTGCGCTGGCAGCCGTCCGTGCTGCACCCGCGCCTCGGCGCGAACCAGCACCTTGAGCTGCGCGCCGTGCCGCCCGCGCAGGCGAGCGTGGTCTCGTCGGACGGGGTGGAGCTGCTCAAGCCGGGCACGGCGTACCGCGTACTCGTGGATACGAGCGCGATGCGCAGCGCCGGCGCTGCCGCGTCCGGGATCAGTGGCGCGCTCGCGAAAGCGCACGAGGCGGACCGCGGCGTGCCGCTGCGCGACGCCGAGGGGCTGGAAAAGGAGCTCGCCGACGCGGACGGCGTGTACTCGGCCGCGGTCATCCCCGCCGCCGCGCGCGACGCGTTCGAGTCTGCGCTGGCGGGGGAGCCGGGCGTGCGCCTCAACGAGGAGGCGGCGATGGTCAACGCCGAGCCGACGTTCGCGCCCGACATCATGGCGCGCGTGGGCGAGCTCGTGCGCGACGACCTCACCGGTGACGCCGGGTGGAGCGTCGACGTGGTGAACGAGAACGGCGCGGCGTACGAGCGCCTCGAGGGCGAGGACCCGGCGCCCGCCCCCGCCGTACGCATCAGCCTCGACCATCGCGTGCAGCTCGCCGCGGAGCAGGCGCTCGAGCCGATGGCGGGGCAGAAGGCCATGATCGTGGCCATCCGCCCTTCGACGGGCGGGATCCTCGCCATCGCGCAGACGCCCGCCGCCGACGCGGAGGGCAACCTGGCCACGATGGGCCAGTACCCGCCGGGCTCGACGTTCAAGATCATCTCCGCCGCCGCGGGACTCTCGCGCGAGGGGCTTGTGCCCGGTTCGCCGGTGCCATGCCCGGGCACGATGGACCTCTACGGCCGCACGGTGACCAACTACGCGGGCTTCAGTCTCGGCACCGTGCCGCTCGAGAGCGCGTTCGCGCACTCGTGCAACACCACGTTCGCGGACATCTCCACGAAGCTCAACCCGGGCGAGCTGAAAGAGGTAGGAAAGCAGTTCGGCTTCGGCGTGGACATGGAGATCCCCGGTGTGGAGACGTTCACCGGCTCCATCCCCGAGGGCGAGGAGCCGCTCGACCGCACGGAGGCCGGCTACGGCCAGGGCCTCGACCTGGCTAGCCCGTTCGGCATGGCGCTCGTCTCCGCGACCGCGGCGCGCGGGGCGATGCCGGTGCCGTTCCTCATCCAGGGCGCCGAGACAAAGGTCACCGGCCAGGTCGACCCGCCAGCGCCGCAGACTATCGACGAGCTGCGCCAGCTCATGGCCGCCGTCACCGCGCCCGGCGGCACCGCGTCGAATATGAGCGCTGAGGGCGACATCCGCGGCAAGACCGGCGAGGCCGAGATCAACGGCGGCTCGCACGCCTGGTTCACCGGCTACCGGGCCGACGACGACATCGCGTTTGCCACGCTCGTGGTGCTCGGCGGCGGCTCCGAGGCCGCGGTGGCGCTCACAAACACGATGCTGTCCAACCTGCCGCTGCACTAG